The following are from one region of the Escherichia sp. E4742 genome:
- the adeQ gene encoding adenine permease AdeQ, with protein sequence MNNDNTDYVSNESGTLSRLFKLPQHGTTVRTELIAGMTTFLTMVYIVFVNPQILGAAQMDPKVVFVTTCLIAGIGSIAMGVFANLPVALAPAMGLNAFFAFVVVGAMGISWQTGMGAIFWGAIGLFLLTLFRIRYWMISNIPLSLRIGITSGIGLFIALMGLKNTGVIVANKDTLVMIGDLSSHGVLLGILGFFIITVLSSRNFHAAVLVSIVVTSCCGLFFGDVHFSGIYSIPPDISGVIGEVDLSGALSLELAGIIFSFMLINLFDSSGTLIGVTDKAGLIDSNGKFPNMNKALYVDSVSSVAGAFIGTSSVTAYIESTSGVAVGGRTGLTAVVVGVMFLLVMFFSPLVAMVPPYATAGALIFVGVLMTSSLARVNWDDFTESVPAFITTVMMPFTFSITEGIALGFMSYCIMKVCTGRWRDLNLCVVVVAALFALKIILVD encoded by the coding sequence ATGAATAATGACAATACCGATTACGTGAGTAATGAATCAGGGACGCTTTCGCGATTATTTAAACTTCCTCAACATGGGACCACCGTCCGCACAGAATTGATTGCGGGGATGACCACTTTTTTAACCATGGTGTACATCGTTTTTGTTAACCCGCAAATTCTTGGCGCAGCGCAAATGGACCCAAAGGTGGTGTTTGTTACTACCTGTTTGATTGCGGGCATTGGCAGTATTGCGATGGGAGTTTTTGCTAATCTTCCCGTCGCGCTGGCGCCTGCGATGGGGCTGAATGCGTTTTTCGCCTTCGTGGTGGTGGGGGCGATGGGGATCTCCTGGCAGACCGGGATGGGAGCCATATTCTGGGGCGCAATTGGGCTATTTTTGCTGACTCTTTTTCGTATCCGTTACTGGATGATCTCCAACATTCCGTTAAGTTTACGTATTGGTATCACCAGTGGTATCGGGCTATTTATTGCCTTAATGGGATTAAAAAATACCGGTGTTATTGTCGCCAATAAAGACACGCTGGTGATGATTGGTGATTTAAGTTCCCACGGCGTGTTGTTAGGTATTTTAGGTTTTTTTATTATAACCGTGTTGTCATCGCGTAATTTTCATGCGGCGGTGTTGGTTTCTATCGTCGTCACTTCCTGCTGTGGATTATTTTTCGGAGATGTTCATTTCAGCGGAATCTATTCTATTCCACCTGATATTAGCGGTGTTATTGGCGAAGTTGATTTGAGCGGGGCATTATCGCTTGAGCTTGCCGGTATCATTTTCTCCTTTATGTTGATCAACCTATTTGATTCATCAGGAACATTAATTGGTGTAACTGATAAAGCTGGCTTAATAGATAGTAACGGTAAATTCCCTAACATGAATAAGGCGCTATATGTTGATAGCGTGAGTTCGGTGGCTGGCGCGTTTATCGGAACTTCCTCTGTTACCGCCTATATTGAAAGTACTTCTGGCGTGGCGGTCGGCGGTCGCACGGGGCTGACTGCGGTTGTTGTTGGCGTTATGTTCCTGTTAGTTATGTTCTTCTCGCCGCTGGTGGCGATGGTTCCACCTTACGCCACCGCCGGGGCGTTAATCTTTGTTGGCGTGTTGATGACCTCAAGTCTGGCGCGCGTTAACTGGGATGATTTTACTGAATCGGTACCCGCATTTATCACCACGGTGATGATGCCCTTTACGTTCTCGATCACTGAAGGGATTGCGCTCGGCTTTATGTCCTACTGCATCATGAAAGTGTGTACTGGTCGCTGGCGTGATCTGAATCTATGTGTGGTGGTTGTAGCGGCATTGTTTGCGCTGAAAATCATCCTGGTGGATTAG
- the adeD gene encoding adenine deaminase, whose amino-acid sequence MNNSISHKFHYISRSEYQELLAVSRGEAAADYIIDNVSILDLINGGEIPGPIVIKGRYIAGVGAEYADAPASRRIDAHGATAVPGFIDAHLHIESSMMTPVTFETATLPRGLTTVICDPHEIVNVMGEAGFAWFARCAEQAKQNQYLQVSSCVPALEGCDVNGASFTLEQMLAWRDHPQVTGLAEMMDYPGVISGQNALLDKLDAFRHLTLDGHCPGLSGKELNAYIAAGIENCHESYQLEEGRRKLQLGMSLMIREGSAARNLNALASLITEFNSPQCMLCTDDRNPWEIAHEGHIDALIRRLIEQHNVPLHVAYRVASWSTARHFGLNHLGLLAPGKQADIVLLSDARKVTVQQVLVKGEPIDAQTLQAEESARLAQSAPPYGNTIDRQPVSASDFALQFTPGKRYRVIDVIHNELITHSRSSVYSENGFDRDDVCFIAVLERYGQRLAPACGLLGGFGLNEGALAATVSHDSHNIVVIGRSAEEMALAVNQVIQDGGGLCVVRNGQVQSHLPLPIAGLMSTDTAQSLAEQIDALKVAARECGPLPDEPFIQMAFLSLPVIPALKLTSQGLFDGEKFAFTTLEVTE is encoded by the coding sequence ATGAACAATTCTATTAGCCATAAATTTCATTACATTAGTCGGAGCGAATACCAGGAATTGTTAGCCGTTTCCCGTGGCGAAGCCGCTGCCGATTATATTATTGATAATGTCTCTATTCTGGATCTGATCAATGGCGGAGAAATTCCCGGCCCAATCGTGATTAAAGGACGTTACATTGCCGGTGTCGGCGCAGAATACGCTGATGCTCCGGCTTCGCGCCGAATTGACGCCCACGGCGCAACGGCAGTACCGGGGTTTATTGATGCACACCTGCATATTGAATCCAGCATGATGACCCCTGTCACCTTTGAAACCGCCACTCTGCCGCGCGGCCTGACGACTGTTATTTGCGACCCTCATGAAATCGTCAACGTGATGGGCGAAGCAGGGTTTGCCTGGTTTGCTCGCTGTGCCGAACAGGCAAAGCAAAACCAGTATTTGCAGGTCAGCTCTTGCGTACCCGCCCTGGAAGGCTGCGATGTTAACGGTGCCAGTTTTACCCTCGAACAGATGCTCGCCTGGCGCGACCATCCGCAGGTTACCGGTCTTGCCGAAATGATGGACTACCCTGGCGTAATTAGCGGACAAAATGCGCTGCTCGATAAACTGGATGCCTTTCGTCATCTGACACTGGATGGTCACTGCCCCGGTCTAAGCGGTAAAGAACTTAACGCCTATATTGCCGCGGGTATTGAAAACTGCCACGAAAGTTATCAACTGGAAGAAGGCCGTCGGAAATTACAACTCGGCATGTCGTTGATGATCCGCGAAGGGTCCGCTGCCCGCAATCTCAACGCGCTGGCTTCGTTGATCACCGAATTTAACAGCCCACAGTGCATGCTTTGTACTGATGACCGTAACCCGTGGGAAATCGCTCACGAAGGGCATATCGACGCCTTAATTCGCCGCCTGATTGAACAACACAATGTGCCGCTGCATGTGGCATATCGCGTAGCCAGCTGGTCGACGGCGCGCCATTTTGGTCTGAATCACCTCGGTTTACTGGCTCCCGGCAAGCAGGCCGACATTGTCCTGTTAAGTGACGCGCGTAAAGTCACAGTGCAACAGGTACTGGTGAAAGGCGAACCGATTGACGCACAAACCTTACAGGCAGAAGAGTCTGCGAGACTGGCACAATCCGCCCCGCCATATGGCAATACCATTGATCGCCAGCCAGTTTCCGCCAGCGACTTTGCCCTGCAATTTACCCCCGGAAAACGCTATCGTGTCATTGATGTCATCCATAACGAACTGATCACGCACTCCCGCTCCAGCGTCTACAGCGAAAATGGTTTTGATCGCGATGATGTGTGCTTTATTGCCGTACTTGAGCGTTACGGGCAACGTCTGGCTCCGGCCTGTGGTTTGCTCGGCGGCTTTGGCCTGAATGAAGGCGCGCTGGCGGCGACAGTCAGCCATGACAGCCATAATATTGTGGTGATCGGTCGTAGCGCAGAAGAGATGGCGCTGGCGGTCAATCAGGTGATTCAGGATGGCGGCGGGCTGTGCGTGGTCCGTAACGGCCAGGTACAGAGTCATCTACCGTTGCCCATTGCCGGGCTGATGAGCACCGACACGGCGCAGTCGCTGGCAGAGCAAATTGACGCATTAAAAGTCGCTGCCCGTGAATGTGGTCCGTTACCCGACGAACCGTTTATTCAGATGGCGTTTCTTTCCCTGCCGGTGATCCCCGCATTGAAACTGACCAGTCAGGGGCTGTTTGATGGCGAGAAGTTTGCCTTCACCACACTGGAAGTCACGGAATAA
- a CDS encoding DUF1198 domain-containing protein, whose translation MIWIMLATLAVVFVVGFRVLTSGARKAIRRLSDRLNIDVVPVESMVDQMGKSAGDEFLRYLHRPDESHLQNAAQVLLIWQVVIVDGSEQNLLQWHRILQKARLAAPITDAQVRLALGFLREIEPEMQEINAFQMRYNAFFQPAEGVYWLH comes from the coding sequence ATGATCTGGATAATGCTCGCTACGCTGGCGGTGGTGTTTGTGGTTGGTTTTCGGGTGCTGACATCCGGGGCCAGAAAAGCGATTCGCCGCCTCAGCGATCGGCTGAATATTGATGTTGTACCCGTTGAGTCAATGGTCGATCAAATGGGAAAGTCAGCCGGTGACGAATTTTTACGTTATCTGCATCGCCCGGATGAGTCGCACCTGCAAAATGCCGCGCAGGTGTTGCTTATCTGGCAGGTTGTCATTGTCGATGGTAGCGAACAGAACCTGCTGCAATGGCATCGGATTTTACAAAAAGCCCGCCTTGCCGCGCCGATTACCGATGCTCAGGTCAGGCTGGCGCTGGGTTTTCTGCGCGAAATAGAGCCTGAAATGCAGGAGATTAATGCATTCCAGATGCGCTACAACGCGTTTTTTCAGCCTGCTGAGGGCGTTTACTGGCTGCATTAA
- the nepI gene encoding purine ribonucleoside efflux pump NepI codes for MSEYIEENRGADAINRPNWSAVFSVAFCVACLIIVEFLPVSLLTPMAHDLGISEGVAGQSVTVTAFVAMFASLFITQTIQATDRRYVVILFAVLLTLSCLLVSFASSFSLLLIGRACLGLALGGFWAMSASLTMRLVPPRTVPKALSVIFGAVSIALVIAAPLGSFLGELIGWRNVFNAAAVMGVLCIIWIIKSLPSLPGEPSHQKQNTFRLLQRPGVMAGMIAIFMSFAGQFAFFTYIRPVYMNLAGFGVDGLTLVLLSFGIASFVGTSLSSFILKRSVKLALAGAPFVLALSALVLTLWGSDKIVATGVAIIWGLTFALIPVGWSTWITRSLADQAEKAGSIQVAVIQLANTCGAAIGGYALDNIGLTSPLMLSGTLMLLTALLVTAKVKMKKS; via the coding sequence ATGAGTGAATATATCGAAGAAAACCGCGGCGCGGACGCCATTAACCGACCGAACTGGTCAGCCGTTTTCTCGGTGGCGTTTTGCGTCGCCTGTCTGATTATCGTTGAGTTTTTGCCCGTCAGTTTGTTGACGCCGATGGCGCACGATTTAGGCATTTCGGAAGGGGTTGCCGGGCAATCGGTGACTGTAACCGCTTTTGTGGCGATGTTTGCCAGTTTGTTTATTACCCAGACCATTCAGGCCACTGACCGCCGCTACGTTGTCATTCTGTTCGCCGTTTTGCTGACGCTTTCCTGCTTACTGGTTTCCTTTGCCAGCTCATTCAGTCTGCTGTTAATCGGTCGCGCCTGTCTGGGGCTGGCACTGGGCGGATTCTGGGCGATGTCGGCGTCGCTGACCATGCGCCTGGTACCGCCTCGTACGGTGCCGAAGGCGCTGTCGGTGATCTTCGGCGCGGTGTCCATTGCGCTGGTAATTGCCGCGCCATTGGGCAGTTTTTTAGGCGAGCTTATCGGTTGGCGCAATGTCTTTAATGCGGCGGCGGTGATGGGCGTGCTGTGTATTATCTGGATTATCAAATCATTGCCTTCGCTGCCTGGCGAACCGTCACATCAGAAACAAAATACCTTTCGCCTGTTGCAGCGTCCGGGGGTGATGGCCGGGATGATCGCCATCTTTATGTCCTTCGCCGGGCAGTTTGCTTTTTTCACTTATATTCGCCCAGTGTATATGAATCTGGCGGGATTCGGTGTTGATGGCTTAACGCTGGTGCTGTTGAGTTTTGGTATCGCCAGCTTTGTTGGTACATCGCTTTCGTCGTTTATTCTCAAACGTTCGGTGAAACTGGCCTTAGCGGGCGCACCGTTTGTGCTCGCCCTGAGCGCGCTGGTACTGACGCTGTGGGGAAGCGATAAAATTGTTGCTACTGGTGTGGCGATTATCTGGGGGCTGACCTTTGCTTTAATTCCCGTTGGCTGGTCAACGTGGATCACTCGCTCATTGGCCGATCAGGCAGAAAAGGCTGGGTCTATTCAGGTGGCCGTTATTCAGCTTGCCAATACCTGCGGTGCGGCAATCGGCGGTTATGCGTTGGATAACATTGGTCTGACTTCGCCGCTGATGTTGTCCGGCACATTGATGTTGCTGACTGCATTGTTGGTTACTGCAAAGGTGAAAATGAAGAAATCCTGA
- a CDS encoding helix-turn-helix domain-containing protein produces the protein MTAKTKFKSPAFEAIHSAAAGLSSVDAISAETMRTFDKACLTSVPDLQPVEIKALREKLKVSQPVFAHYLNTSVSTVQKWESGAKRPSGMSLKLLSIVQKHGLEVLL, from the coding sequence ATGACTGCAAAAACTAAATTCAAAAGTCCTGCATTTGAGGCCATTCACAGCGCGGCGGCTGGATTGTCCAGCGTTGATGCCATTTCTGCCGAAACAATGCGTACTTTTGACAAAGCCTGCCTGACCAGCGTGCCAGACTTACAACCTGTTGAGATAAAAGCACTGCGGGAAAAATTAAAAGTAAGTCAACCCGTCTTCGCTCACTATCTCAATACCAGCGTTTCAACTGTACAAAAATGGGAAAGTGGCGCTAAACGCCCCAGCGGTATGTCATTAAAACTACTTAGTATTGTGCAAAAACACGGGCTAGAGGTGCTGCTGTAA
- a CDS encoding type II toxin-antitoxin system RelE/ParE family toxin yields MFKTKWFAREAKSHAITDEELCRAILETDQGKADALGGGVFKKRLHQNRERAIILAKGGNNWFYTFLYAKQDMSNINSQELSGFRELAKHYAFLTKAQLTAMINSKERTEICYDCKN; encoded by the coding sequence GTGTTTAAAACCAAATGGTTTGCAAGGGAAGCGAAGTCTCATGCAATAACAGATGAAGAGTTATGCCGGGCCATTTTAGAAACAGATCAGGGTAAAGCTGATGCGCTTGGTGGTGGCGTTTTTAAAAAGCGCCTTCACCAAAATCGTGAACGTGCAATTATTCTGGCGAAAGGGGGTAACAATTGGTTTTACACGTTTTTATATGCCAAACAGGATATGTCGAACATCAATAGTCAGGAACTGTCTGGATTTCGTGAACTCGCAAAGCATTATGCCTTCCTTACGAAAGCCCAACTGACGGCAATGATTAACAGTAAAGAACGGACAGAGATCTGCTATGACTGCAAAAACTAA
- the yicS gene encoding protein YicS → MKSTTLLLIFAVFAMPGIVYAESPFSSLQSAKEKNTVLEDLRKICTPQASLSDEAWEKLMLSDENNKQHIREAIVAMERNNQSNYWEALGKVECPDM, encoded by the coding sequence ATGAAATCAACGACGCTGCTTCTTATTTTCGCTGTTTTCGCGATGCCAGGTATCGTGTATGCCGAGTCGCCTTTTAGCTCGCTACAATCGGCGAAAGAGAAAAATACGGTATTAGAGGATTTGCGAAAAATTTGTACCCCACAGGCATCGTTATCAGATGAAGCGTGGGAAAAGTTAATGTTGTCAGATGAAAACAATAAACAACACATACGCGAGGCCATCGTGGCGATGGAACGTAATAATCAGAGCAATTATTGGGAAGCGTTGGGTAAGGTAGAATGCCCGGATATGTAA